One part of the [Pantoea] beijingensis genome encodes these proteins:
- the metJ gene encoding met regulon transcriptional regulator MetJ, giving the protein MAEWNGEYISPYAEHGKKSEQVKKITVSIPLKVLKILTDERTRRQVNNLRHATNSELLCEAFLHAFTGQPLPDDVDLRKERSDEIPEAAKVIMREMGVDPDTWEY; this is encoded by the coding sequence ATGGCTGAATGGAATGGCGAATATATCAGCCCTTACGCTGAGCACGGTAAGAAAAGCGAGCAGGTCAAAAAGATTACGGTTTCAATCCCGCTTAAAGTTTTAAAGATTTTGACTGATGAGCGCACCCGCCGTCAGGTCAACAACTTACGTCATGCCACCAATAGTGAGCTACTGTGTGAGGCATTCCTGCACGCATTTACCGGGCAACCTCTGCCGGATGATGTGGATTTACGCAAAGAACGTAGCGATGAAATCCCGGAAGCAGCAAAAGTGATTATGCGGGAAATGGGTGTCGATCCCGATACCTGGGAGTATTAA
- a CDS encoding LysR family transcriptional regulator — MTFHYSLAQIEAFACVYECGNFTRAARKLRKDRTTVSELVACLELDLGYALFERTTRPLALTAQGQLLYRQARLFLLEAEAFGQVAANLEQPSQHTLTLSYDVFTPRDKLMRAVVQLHAQGIQFHLLCQSRRLAEVGLLSGDVDIGIYQAMYKAVSESFKWRAIDTLTLGVYAHQNFFPSQPVSLLALASRNQLIPYEDMPSQLAQWMQIADRFQVVGEQSMLAALLAEQQGWAMLPEHWHTDRQPDVVQVATEMGEVGLTHPLVILWQPGEKACSTLMAAIDTIVSVFGDASPHQITQ; from the coding sequence ATGACGTTTCACTATTCACTGGCGCAAATCGAAGCGTTTGCCTGCGTGTATGAATGCGGTAATTTTACCCGCGCTGCACGAAAATTAAGAAAGGATCGAACCACAGTTAGCGAGCTGGTAGCCTGTTTGGAACTGGATTTAGGCTATGCGCTATTTGAACGTACAACGCGCCCACTCGCGTTGACGGCACAGGGACAGTTGCTTTATCGGCAGGCGAGGCTATTTTTGCTGGAGGCCGAGGCCTTTGGTCAGGTTGCTGCAAACCTGGAACAACCCTCACAACACACATTGACGCTGAGCTATGATGTGTTCACCCCGCGTGACAAGTTGATGAGGGCGGTTGTGCAATTGCACGCTCAAGGTATTCAGTTCCACTTGCTCTGCCAAAGTCGACGTCTGGCAGAAGTCGGGCTCCTTAGCGGGGATGTGGATATTGGTATTTACCAGGCAATGTATAAAGCGGTTAGCGAGAGTTTTAAATGGCGAGCGATCGATACTTTGACGCTTGGCGTATACGCCCACCAAAATTTTTTCCCTTCACAGCCGGTTTCTTTACTGGCGCTGGCGTCGCGTAATCAATTGATCCCCTATGAAGACATGCCTTCACAGCTTGCGCAATGGATGCAAATTGCCGATCGTTTTCAGGTCGTGGGTGAGCAGAGTATGTTGGCGGCGTTACTGGCGGAGCAGCAGGGTTGGGCGATGTTACCTGAACACTGGCATACGGATAGACAGCCCGATGTGGTGCAGGTAGCCACTGAAATGGGTGAGGTGGGGTTAACTCATCCGCTGGTTATATTGTGGCAGCCGGGTGAAAAGGCTTGCTCCACCCTGATGGCTGCCATTGACACAATTGTGAGTGTGTTTGGTGATGCCTCTCCTCATCAGATAACCCAATGA
- the rpmE gene encoding 50S ribosomal protein L31, translating into MQKDIHPNYVEITAKCSCGNEIKTRSTVGRDLNLDVCGQCHPFYTGKQRDVASGGRVDRFNKRFSIPGSK; encoded by the coding sequence ATGCAAAAAGATATTCACCCAAATTACGTTGAAATTACTGCAAAATGTTCTTGCGGTAACGAAATCAAAACCCGCTCTACCGTGGGTCGCGATCTGAACCTGGATGTGTGTGGTCAATGCCACCCATTCTACACCGGTAAGCAGCGTGATGTTGCCAGCGGTGGCCGTGTTGATCGCTTTAACAAGCGCTTCAGCATCCCAGGCAGCAAGTAA
- the priA gene encoding primosomal protein N', whose product MPVVQVALPVPLARNFDYLLPAHIKVAVGGRVSVPFGKRKAVGIVVGIRESSDFPMDQLKAVHDVLDNESLYPPSLWRILLWAADYYHFPLGEVLFHALPVLLRQGKPAKEAPLWQWFITEQGRETSPESLKRAPKQQQALAALRQRTIYRHEITQHDITDATLQSLRAKGLSDLREHSRMQIDWRAHFTVNGERLRLNTEQATAVGAIRSEDDRFAAWLLAGITGSGKTEVYLSILENVLADGRQALILVPEIGLTPQTIARFRERFSAPVDVLHSALNDSERLAVWLRARSGETAIVIGTRSALFTPFARLGIIVIDEEHDSSYKQQEGWRYQARDLAVFRAREEDIPIVMGSATPALETLHNVQAGKYRQLTLSKRAGNARQATQQLIDLKGIKLQGGLSPALIKKIQQHLQADNQVLLFLNRRGFSPAMLCHECGWIAECQRCDHYYTLHQAQRQLRCHHCDSQRPIPHQCPQCGSTHLVPVGLGTEQLEHNLSTLFPHVPLSRIDRDTTSRKGALEQQLAEVHRGGARLLIGTQMLAKGHHFPDVTLVSLLDVDGALFSADFRSAERFAQLYTQVAGRAGRAGKQGEVLLQTHHPEHPLLQTLLHHGYDAFARQALRERKSVFLPPFTSHVLLRAEDHDNQQAAEFLHQLRNLFEASPLKDDALWVMGPVPALQAKRSGRYRWQLLLQHPSRILLQRLLKASLPLVNTLPMSRKVKWTLDVDPTES is encoded by the coding sequence ATGCCCGTCGTTCAGGTTGCACTTCCCGTTCCGCTTGCCCGCAATTTTGATTATCTGCTTCCTGCCCACATCAAGGTGGCAGTTGGCGGCCGTGTTAGCGTGCCCTTTGGGAAGCGTAAAGCGGTGGGGATTGTCGTGGGTATCCGAGAAAGCAGTGATTTCCCAATGGACCAGCTTAAAGCGGTACATGACGTACTGGATAACGAATCACTCTATCCTCCTTCGCTTTGGCGCATTCTGCTTTGGGCAGCCGATTATTATCATTTTCCTCTGGGTGAAGTGCTTTTTCATGCCTTACCGGTACTACTACGCCAGGGAAAACCCGCTAAAGAAGCACCACTTTGGCAATGGTTTATTACTGAGCAAGGACGAGAAACCTCGCCAGAAAGCCTGAAACGCGCCCCCAAGCAGCAACAGGCGTTGGCCGCACTGCGGCAGCGTACCATTTACCGTCATGAAATCACGCAGCATGACATCACCGATGCTACTTTGCAGTCTTTACGTGCCAAGGGGTTAAGCGATCTGCGTGAACATTCACGGATGCAGATCGACTGGCGCGCTCATTTCACCGTAAATGGTGAGCGTCTGCGACTGAATACAGAACAAGCCACAGCCGTTGGCGCGATTCGTAGTGAAGACGATCGCTTCGCCGCATGGCTGCTGGCGGGGATTACAGGTTCAGGTAAGACGGAAGTCTATCTCAGCATTCTTGAGAACGTACTGGCAGACGGACGACAGGCGCTAATTCTGGTACCGGAAATCGGTCTGACGCCGCAAACCATTGCCCGTTTTCGTGAACGATTCAGTGCGCCCGTAGATGTACTGCATTCCGCCCTTAATGACAGTGAACGACTCGCCGTTTGGCTGCGGGCCCGCAGTGGCGAAACCGCTATCGTCATCGGCACCCGTTCCGCATTGTTTACACCTTTTGCCCGCCTCGGGATCATCGTTATTGATGAAGAGCACGATAGCTCTTATAAACAACAGGAAGGCTGGCGTTATCAGGCTCGCGATCTCGCTGTATTCCGTGCCCGTGAAGAAGATATTCCGATTGTTATGGGATCGGCCACGCCCGCCCTGGAAACACTGCATAACGTACAGGCTGGTAAATATCGTCAACTAACGCTCAGCAAACGCGCCGGTAATGCCCGACAAGCAACACAACAACTTATCGATCTAAAAGGCATAAAATTACAAGGTGGACTTTCGCCAGCGCTGATCAAAAAAATCCAACAACATCTACAAGCTGATAATCAGGTTCTGCTTTTTCTCAATCGTCGTGGTTTCTCTCCGGCGATGCTGTGCCATGAATGTGGCTGGATAGCGGAATGCCAGCGCTGCGATCACTACTACACGCTACATCAGGCCCAACGCCAGTTACGCTGCCATCACTGTGATAGCCAACGCCCCATACCGCATCAATGCCCACAGTGTGGCTCAACTCATCTGGTGCCGGTTGGCTTGGGCACCGAGCAGCTTGAGCATAACCTCAGCACATTGTTTCCTCACGTGCCGTTATCACGTATTGATCGCGATACGACCAGTCGCAAAGGCGCGCTGGAACAACAGTTGGCTGAAGTTCATCGTGGTGGTGCACGCCTCCTGATCGGTACACAAATGCTGGCAAAAGGCCATCACTTTCCCGACGTCACGTTAGTGTCACTGCTGGATGTCGACGGTGCGCTATTTTCAGCCGATTTTCGCTCCGCCGAGCGCTTTGCCCAACTTTATACGCAGGTGGCAGGTCGAGCAGGGCGCGCCGGTAAACAGGGCGAAGTCTTACTGCAAACGCATCATCCCGAGCATCCATTGCTGCAAACTTTATTGCACCACGGCTACGATGCCTTCGCCAGACAGGCACTACGTGAGCGTAAATCCGTCTTTCTACCACCTTTTACCAGCCACGTACTGCTCCGCGCGGAAGATCACGATAATCAACAAGCCGCAGAATTCTTACATCAGTTACGCAATTTGTTTGAAGCCAGCCCGCTAAAAGATGATGCACTCTGGGTGATGGGACCGGTTCCCGCTCTACAGGCAAAACGCAGCGGGCGCTATCGCTGGCAATTACTGCTACAGCATCCTTCGCGTATTCTCTTACAGCGTCTGCTAAAAGCCAGCCTGCCACTCGTTAATACGCTACCGATGTCCCGCAAGGTCAAGTGGACACTTGATGTGGATCCAACGGAAAGCTAA
- the cytR gene encoding DNA-binding transcriptional regulator CytR: MEHNQETATVTMKDVAERAGVSTATVSRALMNPEKVSAATRQKVEQAVVDVGYSPHTLARNARRSESRTILVIVPDICDPFFSEIIRGVEITAAAEGYLVLIGDCAHQNQQEKSFLNLMLTRQIDGMVLLGSQVPFDTGVEEQRNLPPMVMANEFAPEMELPTVHIDNLTAAFEAVNHLHKLGHRRIACIAGPEEMPLCHYRLQGYIQALRRNGITVEPGYIVRGDFTFEAGAAALKQLMTQPQPPDALFCHSDIMALGAMSQAKMMGLRIPEDLSLVGFDDIELSRYSDPPLTTVAQPRFSIGREATLLLLEQLHGKNVSNGSRLLDFELKVRGSTTHTVRYKS; encoded by the coding sequence TTGGAGCACAATCAAGAAACGGCAACGGTCACCATGAAAGATGTGGCTGAAAGAGCAGGTGTATCGACTGCAACGGTTTCACGTGCACTGATGAACCCGGAGAAAGTTTCAGCCGCGACGCGCCAGAAAGTAGAGCAGGCCGTGGTTGACGTAGGCTACTCGCCACATACGCTAGCACGTAACGCCAGACGCAGCGAATCACGCACGATTCTGGTTATCGTACCGGATATTTGCGATCCCTTCTTTAGCGAAATTATTCGCGGGGTCGAAATTACTGCGGCAGCTGAAGGCTACCTGGTGCTCATCGGAGACTGCGCCCATCAAAATCAGCAGGAGAAATCGTTTCTGAACCTGATGCTCACACGCCAGATTGATGGCATGGTGCTGCTGGGATCGCAGGTTCCATTTGATACTGGTGTAGAAGAACAGCGTAATCTTCCGCCTATGGTCATGGCCAATGAATTTGCACCCGAAATGGAGCTGCCAACGGTCCATATCGATAACCTGACAGCCGCATTTGAAGCCGTGAACCATCTGCATAAACTGGGACATCGCCGCATCGCCTGTATTGCAGGTCCCGAAGAGATGCCGCTCTGCCATTATCGCCTTCAGGGCTATATTCAGGCTCTGCGCCGTAACGGTATTACCGTCGAACCAGGCTATATCGTAAGGGGGGATTTTACCTTCGAAGCTGGTGCTGCGGCGCTGAAACAGCTAATGACGCAGCCACAGCCACCGGATGCGCTATTTTGCCACAGCGATATCATGGCGTTGGGCGCGATGTCCCAGGCAAAAATGATGGGGTTACGTATCCCGGAGGACCTGTCTCTGGTCGGTTTTGATGATATTGAGTTATCACGTTATAGCGATCCCCCGCTTACCACCGTTGCGCAGCCACGTTTTAGTATTGGTCGCGAAGCAACATTGTTATTGCTGGAACAACTCCATGGTAAAAACGTGAGCAATGGGTCTCGCCTGCTCGACTTTGAGTTAAAAGTCAGGGGAAGTACGACACATACCGTACGTTATAAATCCTGA
- the ftsN gene encoding cell division protein FtsN, translated as MAQKDYVGRGRSTGTRRKKNNSRGKKRSSGSGVSKLMMVLAAAVLVTFIGGLWFIAHHKKEDAPVIPNHKAAGNGLPPKPEERWRYIKELENRQIGVPVPTEPSAGGEVHSQTQLTDEQRQLLEQMQADMRQQPTQLNEVPWNEQTPAQRQQTIQRQQQVQRQQQIQQQKIQQQPNALQQQSRMPQTQPAAPVTREPVRQASAPPAPLAPKPKPQEVAKPQPKPQEIAKPKPQETAKVKEDKPKSQSWMVQCGSFKGTDQAESVRAQLAFEGFESRITTGGGWNRVVVGPYNNRASADSTLRSLRSSGHSNCIPLSVGG; from the coding sequence GTGGCACAAAAAGATTATGTAGGCCGCGGGCGTTCGACAGGGACGCGTCGCAAAAAGAACAATAGTCGCGGCAAAAAGCGCAGCAGTGGTTCGGGTGTATCTAAATTAATGATGGTGCTGGCTGCTGCTGTTTTGGTGACATTCATCGGCGGTTTGTGGTTTATCGCCCATCATAAAAAAGAAGATGCGCCCGTCATTCCTAATCATAAAGCGGCAGGTAATGGCCTTCCGCCTAAACCGGAAGAGCGCTGGCGCTATATTAAAGAGCTGGAGAATCGCCAGATTGGGGTACCTGTGCCTACAGAACCCTCTGCAGGTGGAGAAGTCCATTCGCAAACGCAGCTGACCGATGAACAGCGTCAGCTACTGGAGCAAATGCAGGCTGACATGCGTCAGCAGCCGACTCAACTGAACGAAGTCCCCTGGAATGAGCAAACACCGGCTCAACGCCAGCAGACCATTCAGCGTCAGCAGCAGGTCCAGCGCCAGCAACAGATTCAACAGCAAAAAATACAGCAGCAGCCAAACGCTTTGCAGCAGCAGTCGCGTATGCCGCAAACACAGCCTGCCGCACCAGTAACACGCGAACCTGTTCGCCAGGCTTCAGCGCCTCCTGCGCCACTAGCGCCGAAACCAAAACCGCAGGAAGTTGCCAAACCGCAACCGAAACCGCAGGAAATTGCCAAGCCGAAACCACAGGAAACGGCGAAAGTTAAAGAAGATAAGCCAAAATCGCAAAGCTGGATGGTACAGTGCGGTTCGTTTAAGGGCACCGATCAGGCTGAATCAGTACGGGCTCAGTTAGCATTCGAAGGGTTTGAAAGCCGAATTACTACCGGCGGCGGTTGGAATCGTGTCGTGGTGGGTCCTTATAACAACCGTGCATCTGCTGACAGTACTCTGAGAAGCCTACGCAGTTCTGGCCATTCAAACTGTATTCCGCTCTCCGTGGGGGGTTGA
- the hslV gene encoding ATP-dependent protease subunit HslV, which yields MTTIVSVRRNGQVVIGGDGQATLGNTVMKGNVKKVRRLYNDKVIAGFAGGTADAFTLFELFERKLEMHQGHLVKAAVELAKDWRTDRMLRKLEALLAVADENASLIITGNGDVIQPENDLIAIGSGGPYAQAAARALLENTDIGARDIVEKALGIAGDICIYTNHNLTIEELPSKA from the coding sequence GTGACAACAATAGTAAGTGTGCGACGCAATGGCCAGGTAGTGATTGGCGGTGATGGCCAGGCTACTCTCGGCAATACCGTGATGAAAGGCAACGTTAAGAAAGTGCGTCGTCTCTACAACGACAAAGTGATCGCTGGTTTTGCTGGCGGCACTGCAGATGCCTTTACTCTGTTTGAACTCTTCGAACGAAAACTGGAAATGCATCAGGGGCACCTGGTGAAGGCCGCCGTAGAACTGGCGAAAGACTGGCGTACCGACCGCATGCTACGCAAACTTGAAGCGCTGTTGGCCGTTGCCGATGAGAATGCATCACTTATCATTACTGGCAACGGGGACGTCATCCAGCCTGAAAATGACCTTATCGCCATTGGTTCGGGTGGACCTTACGCTCAGGCAGCTGCACGTGCCCTGTTGGAAAATACCGATATTGGCGCTCGCGATATAGTTGAAAAAGCGTTGGGCATCGCAGGTGATATCTGCATCTATACCAACCATAATCTCACCATTGAAGAATTACCGTCCAAAGCGTAA
- the hslU gene encoding HslU--HslV peptidase ATPase subunit: MSEMTPREIVSELNRFIIGQDGAKRAVAIALRNRWRRMQLDEELRHEVTPKNILMIGPTGVGKTEIARRLAKLANAPFIKVEATKFTEVGYVGKEVDSIIRDLTDAALKMVRVQAIEKNRYRAEEMAEERILDVLIPPAKNNWGQSETAAEPSAARQSFRKKLREGQLDDKEIEIDLAAAPMGVEIMAPPGMEEMTSQLQSMFQNLGGQKQKPRKLKIKDAMKLLVEEEAAKLVNPEELKQEAIDAVEQHGIVFIDEIDKICKRGESSGPDVSREGVQRDLLPLVEGCTVSTKHGMVKTDHILFIASGAFQVASPSDLIPELQGRLPIRVELQALTVNDFERILTEPNASVTVQYKALMGTEGVNIDFTDDAIRRIAEAAWQVNETTENIGARRLHTVLERLMEDISYDASDRHGDSVTIDAEYVGKHLDELVADEDLSRFIL, encoded by the coding sequence ATGTCTGAAATGACCCCACGCGAAATCGTCAGTGAACTGAACAGATTTATCATCGGCCAGGATGGCGCCAAACGCGCCGTCGCTATCGCCCTGCGCAATCGCTGGCGTCGCATGCAACTGGACGAAGAACTGCGTCACGAAGTAACGCCCAAAAATATTCTGATGATTGGTCCAACCGGCGTAGGTAAAACCGAAATTGCACGTCGTCTGGCAAAGCTGGCAAATGCCCCGTTCATTAAGGTTGAGGCGACTAAATTCACGGAAGTTGGCTATGTCGGTAAGGAAGTGGACTCCATTATTCGCGACCTGACCGATGCCGCGCTGAAAATGGTGCGCGTTCAGGCGATTGAAAAGAATCGTTATCGTGCGGAAGAAATGGCCGAAGAACGCATTCTCGACGTGCTCATCCCACCGGCAAAAAATAACTGGGGCCAATCAGAAACCGCTGCGGAGCCTTCAGCTGCTCGTCAGTCTTTCCGCAAGAAGTTGCGTGAAGGCCAACTGGACGATAAAGAAATTGAGATCGACCTGGCTGCTGCGCCAATGGGTGTTGAGATCATGGCACCGCCGGGCATGGAAGAGATGACCAGCCAGTTACAATCGATGTTCCAGAACCTCGGAGGTCAGAAACAGAAACCGCGGAAACTGAAAATCAAAGACGCGATGAAGTTGCTGGTTGAGGAAGAAGCGGCCAAGTTGGTTAACCCTGAAGAGCTGAAACAGGAAGCTATTGATGCTGTCGAACAGCACGGTATCGTGTTTATCGATGAGATTGATAAAATCTGTAAACGCGGCGAATCTTCCGGTCCGGATGTTTCACGCGAAGGTGTCCAGCGCGATCTGCTGCCACTGGTTGAAGGCTGTACTGTCTCGACCAAGCACGGCATGGTGAAAACCGACCATATCCTGTTTATTGCATCCGGTGCTTTTCAGGTTGCCAGCCCGTCGGATCTCATTCCTGAGTTGCAGGGTCGCTTACCGATTCGAGTTGAGCTGCAGGCGTTAACGGTCAATGATTTTGAACGCATTCTTACTGAGCCAAATGCTTCAGTCACCGTGCAGTATAAGGCGTTAATGGGAACAGAAGGCGTTAACATTGACTTCACCGATGATGCCATCCGTCGCATCGCGGAAGCCGCATGGCAAGTGAACGAAACGACCGAAAATATCGGCGCCCGTCGTTTACATACCGTGCTTGAGCGCCTGATGGAAGATATTTCCTATGATGCCAGCGATCGCCACGGTGACTCAGTTACCATTGATGCAGAATATGTCGGTAAGCATCTGGATGAGCTGGTAGCAGATGAAGATCTTAGCCGTTTCATTCTGTAA
- a CDS encoding 1,4-dihydroxy-2-naphthoate polyprenyltransferase, with the protein MENIQVVPSMRASRAWLESLRLRTLPLAFASIINGSALAYWLGRIDLKVALLTLLTTSLLQILSNLANDYGDALKGSDTTERIGPLRGMQKGAISIDQMRGALVLMVLLTLFSGIALIVLACDNLQDVMVFIGLGALAIVAAIAYTVGKKPYGYRGLGDISVMIFFGLLGVSGSQYLQTHSFHNITLLPAMACGLLAAAVLNVNNMRDIDTDRQHGKYTLATRLGAINARRYHALLLSGALFCFGLFAFLAQTGPAGWLFLLASPLLYRQARHILLETSTVAMRPMLEKTVKTALLSNLLFATGLVLS; encoded by the coding sequence ATGGAAAATATTCAAGTCGTTCCGAGTATGCGGGCCTCACGCGCCTGGCTGGAAAGTTTGCGTTTGCGTACGCTGCCACTGGCGTTTGCGTCAATCATTAATGGCTCGGCGCTGGCTTACTGGCTTGGGCGCATTGACCTAAAGGTTGCGTTACTCACGTTACTCACCACCAGCTTGCTGCAAATCCTGTCTAACCTGGCAAATGATTATGGTGATGCACTTAAAGGCAGTGACACGACAGAACGCATTGGGCCGCTGAGGGGAATGCAAAAAGGCGCGATCAGCATCGATCAGATGCGCGGTGCGCTGGTGCTGATGGTGCTACTAACGTTGTTTTCCGGTATCGCATTGATCGTATTGGCATGTGATAACCTTCAAGATGTTATGGTTTTTATCGGGTTAGGTGCGTTAGCGATTGTGGCGGCCATCGCTTATACCGTGGGGAAGAAACCCTATGGATACAGAGGGCTGGGCGATATTTCCGTTATGATTTTCTTTGGGTTGCTGGGCGTATCGGGTAGCCAGTATCTGCAAACACATAGCTTCCATAATATTACCCTGCTTCCCGCGATGGCATGCGGCCTGCTGGCGGCTGCCGTATTGAATGTCAACAATATGCGCGACATCGACACAGATCGCCAGCACGGTAAATATACGCTGGCCACCCGCCTCGGCGCGATTAATGCCCGGCGTTACCATGCGTTGTTACTGTCGGGTGCCCTGTTCTGCTTCGGGCTGTTCGCCTTTCTCGCCCAGACTGGCCCTGCTGGTTGGTTATTTCTTCTCGCCTCCCCGCTGCTTTACCGGCAGGCCCGTCATATTTTGCTGGAAACTAGCACGGTGGCAATGCGTCCGATGCTGGAGAAAACCGTTAAAACCGCTTTGTTATCTAACCTTCTTTTTGCGACCGGCTTAGTGCTGAGTTAA
- the rraA gene encoding ribonuclease E activity regulator RraA, producing the protein MKYDTSELCDIYHEEVNVVEPLFSNFGGRSSFGGQIITVKCFEDNGLLYELLEENGRGRVLLVDGGGSVRRALIDAALARLAQQNEWEGIVVYGSVRQVDDLEELDIGIQAIAAIPVGAAGEGIGESDIRVNFGGVTFFSGDHLYADNTGMILSEDPLDIE; encoded by the coding sequence ATGAAATACGATACTTCCGAACTCTGCGACATCTATCATGAAGAAGTGAATGTTGTAGAACCGCTCTTTTCGAACTTTGGTGGTCGTTCCTCCTTTGGCGGGCAAATCATCACGGTCAAATGTTTCGAGGACAATGGCCTGTTATATGAGCTACTGGAGGAAAATGGCCGGGGACGTGTGTTACTGGTTGATGGCGGCGGCTCTGTACGCCGCGCCCTTATCGATGCCGCTCTGGCGCGATTGGCTCAACAGAACGAATGGGAAGGCATAGTCGTTTATGGTTCCGTACGGCAAGTCGATGATTTAGAAGAGCTGGATATCGGTATCCAGGCTATCGCGGCTATCCCGGTTGGTGCTGCTGGGGAAGGTATTGGTGAAAGCGATATTCGCGTTAATTTTGGCGGCGTGACCTTTTTCTCGGGAGACCACCTTTACGCCGATAACACCGGTATGATTCTTTCTGAAGATCCACTTGATATCGAATAA
- the zapB gene encoding cell division protein ZapB, with protein MSFEVFEKLEAKVQQAIDTITLLQMEIEELKEQNNTLKQEVDNASGNSETLVRENQQLKEEQHVWQERLRALLGKMEEV; from the coding sequence ATGTCATTTGAAGTGTTTGAGAAACTGGAAGCAAAAGTACAGCAGGCGATTGATACCATCACGCTGTTGCAGATGGAAATCGAAGAGCTAAAAGAGCAGAACAATACGCTGAAGCAGGAAGTGGATAACGCTTCTGGTAATAGCGAGACGCTGGTGCGTGAAAACCAGCAGTTGAAAGAAGAGCAGCACGTTTGGCAGGAGCGCTTGCGCGCGCTGCTGGGCAAGATGGAAGAAGTGTAA
- a CDS encoding MIP/aquaporin family protein — MSQTISTLKGQCIAEFLGTGLIIFFGAGCVAAMKLAGASFGQWEISIIWGLGVSMAIYMSSAISGAHLNPAVTIALWLFACFERRKVLPYIVAQVAGAFCAAALVFGLYYNLFFDFEQTHQMVRGSVESLDLAGIFSTYPNPHISVAQALLVEIVITAVLMALIMALTDDGNGIPRGPLAPLLIGLLIAVIGASMGPLTGFALNPARDFGPKLFAWLAGWGDVAFTGGREIPYFLVPIFGPLIGASLGAFGYRALIGRNLPCDVCINEDEEATKPATSRTEQHKA; from the coding sequence ATGAGTCAAACTATAAGCACACTTAAAGGCCAGTGCATTGCCGAGTTCCTCGGTACGGGCCTGATCATATTTTTTGGCGCTGGCTGTGTCGCAGCGATGAAACTGGCCGGGGCAAGCTTCGGACAGTGGGAAATCAGCATTATTTGGGGGCTGGGCGTTTCAATGGCGATCTACATGAGTTCCGCCATCTCGGGAGCCCATCTTAATCCAGCCGTTACCATCGCCCTTTGGCTTTTTGCCTGTTTTGAACGCCGTAAAGTACTGCCTTATATCGTCGCACAAGTTGCCGGTGCCTTTTGCGCGGCTGCGTTGGTGTTCGGGCTCTACTACAATCTCTTTTTCGATTTTGAACAAACACACCAAATGGTTAGGGGTTCTGTCGAAAGCCTGGACCTGGCAGGCATCTTCTCTACTTACCCTAATCCACATATCAGTGTCGCTCAGGCCCTGTTGGTAGAAATTGTGATTACTGCGGTGCTGATGGCACTGATTATGGCGCTTACCGATGATGGTAATGGCATCCCACGTGGTCCTCTGGCACCGCTGCTGATTGGCCTGCTAATTGCGGTTATTGGCGCATCCATGGGCCCGTTAACCGGGTTCGCACTCAACCCGGCTCGTGATTTTGGTCCTAAACTCTTCGCATGGCTGGCCGGCTGGGGCGATGTTGCTTTCACCGGGGGACGCGAGATCCCTTACTTCCTCGTACCGATTTTTGGGCCTCTCATCGGGGCAAGCCTCGGCGCTTTCGGATACCGTGCGTTGATTGGTCGCAATCTGCCATGTGATGTGTGCATCAATGAAGACGAAGAGGCAACGAAGCCCGCAACGTCACGTACTGAACAGCATAAAGCGTAA